Proteins encoded by one window of Cloeon dipterum chromosome 2, ieCloDipt1.1, whole genome shotgun sequence:
- the Asap gene encoding arfGAP with SH3 domain, ANK repeat and PH domain-containing protein isoform X5, with translation MPALIDINEFVDETRDDYNSPTTSTFVSRMPQCRQTINALEETLDFDRDGLTKTKKAVKAIYNSGNSHVDNEMYLSRALDKMGNTSLTEPDISAAFIKFSVVTKELSILMKTLMKNLNNIVMFPLDTVLKGELKGVKGDLKRPFDRACKDYETKYNKIEKEKKQQAKEAGLFRTEVTPAEVAEELEKERKLFQLQMCEYLIKVNEIKTKKGIELLQHLVEYYHAQTKYFQDGLETLQHFGGYIQVLSVELQKIRQKQDEERRRLIELRNLLRSAPGIEKDYLSTTGASCTGYSLHQLQGDKQHGLSRVGHLLKKSEGKVRKVWQKRRCQVQDGFLDICHGDESKAPTRINLLTCQIKLVAEDKRCFDLISYNRTYHFQAEDEVDQRAWMSVLVNSKEGALMKAFDDSGRSGNKINPSLLELQQAIIRYVQRLPGNDRCCDCNSQNDATWLSTNFGIIICIECSGIHRDLGVHISRIQSLTLDNVGTSQLLLARHMTNAAFNDVMEATLRGSKPTPSSSMEERNEFIRAKYVERKFALHTCSDASEILSELENALDNRQLHHLLQVFAEGADFTAPLASSESGESALHWAVAKELGNTLHVVDFVVQNSESLNRTTYEGNTALHYCALNGRPECMKLLLRSGADPQLRNQENKTPLEIAHERGNASCEELLNHALQRQKVLFDNVNFDWNLQHDEASTDFSDDETIIEDRNGAITPDKKRSRPPSFAGGGNPDEPESPLSSTQSRSSTLDSLHSSCSPSNATSTLRQMPPPPPPQSRKPNLNSSKLETTDGVTFAVSSVNMHGSLKKRAAPMPPVAHNLYGTLPSSHSRTPSDPIMPLSASTGGFNHKRSPSSDSGTILTSHTSLQANRGSMPSGIHLVGAKLVLPMGEMPQLKSTGGGKGGGLQRPQNPPPPTPTTPNQRLSNGRSSESIDSDGVGADPAAPNNPVPPPRRRKDRPNLEGHAGQGGPSSQRGDGPGVRRCRALYSCDQDQPDELSFEEGEVIVITKEETEEESWMEGFIEGEPTRKGLFPVVFVKFIE, from the exons ATGCCCGCGCTGATCGACATCAACGAGTTCGTCGACGAAACGCGCGACGACTACAACTCGCCGACGACGTCGACGTTCGTCTCGCGGATGCCGCAGTGTCGGCAGACGATTAATGCGTTGGAGGAG ACTCTGGACTTTGATAGGGATGGGCTGACCAAGACGAAGAAGGCGGTAAAGGCGATCTACAACAGCGGCAATT CTCACGTGGACAACGAGATGTACCTGTCGAGGGCGCTGGACAAAATGGGCAACACGTCACTGACTGAGCCTGATATAAGCGCcgcatttataaaattctcaGTTGTTACCAAGGAGTTGTCTATTCTAATGAAAACGCTG ATGAAAAATCTGAACAACATTGTGATGTTCCCACTGGATACGGTGCTGAAGGGCGAGCTGAAAGGCGTCAAAGGCGACTTGAAGCGGCCCTTTGATAGAGCTTGCAAGGATTACGAGACCAAGTACAACAAAATCGAGAAGGAAAAGAAGCAGCAGGCCAAGGAGGCCGGACTCTTCCGTACGGAGGTCACACCAGCTGAAGTGGCGGAGGAGCTGGAAAAGGAGCGCAAACTCTTTCAACTACAGATGTGTGAA TACTTAATCAAAGTGAACGAAATCAAAACCAAGAAGGGAATCGAGCTTCTTCAGCACCTAGTTGAATATTACCACGCACAAACTAA ATACTTCCAAGATGGCTTGGAAACCCTGCAACACTTTGGCGGCTACATTCAGGTTCTGTCAGTGGAGCTGCAAAAGATCCGGCAAAAACAGGACGAAGAGCGGCGCAGACTGATTGAACTGAGGAATCTGCTGAGGAGCGCGCCTGGCATAGAAAAAGAC tatttgtCAACAACGGGCGCCTCATGCACTGGATACTCCCTGCACCAGCTGCAGGGCGACAAGCAGCACGGTCTGTCCAGGGTGGGCCACTTGCTGAAGAAGTCCGAGGGCAAGGTGCGTAAGGTGTGGCAGAAGCGGCGCTGCCAAGTACAGGACGGCTTTCTCGACATTTGCCATGGTGATGAGAGCAAAGCGCCCACCAGGATCAACCTGCTTACCTGTCAGATTAAGCTTGTTGCTGAAGACAAACGCTGCTTCGATCTCATATCGT ACAATCGAACGTATCACTTTCAAGCTGAGGATGAGGTGGATCAGCGGGCGTGGATGTCTGTGCTAGTGAACAGTAAGGAAGGTGCTCTGATGAAGGCGTTTGATGACAGCGGCCGCTCTGGCAATAAGATCAACCCAAGCTTGCTTGAGCTGCAGCAAGCCATCATCCGCTATGTACAGAGGCTGCCTGGCAACGACAGGTGCTGCGACTGCAACTCGCAAAATG ATGCCACTTGGCTGTCAACAAACTTTGGAATCATCATCTGCATCGAGTGCTCAGGCATCCACCGCGACCTAGGCGTGCACATATCGCGAATACAGTCGTTGACCCTGGACAATGTGGGCACGtcgcagctgctgctggcaaGGCACATGACCAACGCCGCTTTCAATGACGTTATGGAGGCCACTCTTCGGGGAAGCAAGCCCACGCCCTCTAGTTCCAT GGAGGAACGGAACGAGTTCATCCGCGCAAAGTACGTGGAGCGAAAGTTTGCGCTTCACACTTGCTCAGACGCATCTGAAATCCTTAGCGAGCTGGAAAACGCACTTGATAATAGACAGTTGCACCACTTGCTGCAGGTTTTTGCTGAAGGCGCTGACTTTACTGCCCCTCTGGCCTCGAGC GAGAGTGGTGAGAGTGCACTGCACTGGGCCGTAGCCAAGGAACTGGGCAACACGCTGCATGTTGTCGACTTTGTGGTGCAAAACTCTGAGTCTCTCAACCGAACCACTTATGAGGGAAACACTGCCCTTCATTATTGCGCCCTCAACGGCCGGCCCGAATGCATGAAGCTGCTGCTGAGGAGCGGTGCAGATCCGCAGCTCCGTAaccaggaaaataaaacgccCCTGGAGATCGCCCACGAACGGGGAAACGCCAGCTGCGAGGAACTG CTAAACCACGCACTGCAGCGACAGAAGGTGTTATTTGACAACGTCAACTTTGACTGGAACCTGCAACATGACGAGGCGTCGACTGACTTCTCCGATGATGAGACTATCATTGAAGACAGG AATGGAGCGATTACTCCAGACAAGAAGAGGTCTCGGCCGCCGAGTTTCGCAGGTGGCGGCAACCCCGACGAGCCCGAGTCCCCCCTGTCAAGCACGCAGTCTCGATCCTCCACCCTGGATAGTTTGCACTCTAGTTGCAGCCCGAGCAATGCCACCTCCACGCTCAGACAAATGCCTCCACCACCTCCTCCCCAAAGTAGAAAGCCCAATCTTAACAGCAGCAAGCTTGAAA cGACTGATGGAGTTACGTTTGCAGTCTCATCAGTCAACATGCACGGATCTCTGAAGAAGCGGGCGGCGCCAATGCCGCCAGTCGCGCACAATCTCTATGGGACACTGCCGAGCAGCCACAGCCGGACTCCGTCAGACCCTATTATGCCCCTCTCAGCTAGCACTGGCGGCTTCAATCACAAGCGCTCGCCATCAAGCGACTCAGGCACCATTCTCACCAGTCACACCTCCCTCCAGGCCAACAGGGGCTCCATGCCGTCCGGCATCCATCTAG TGGGGGCCAAATTAGTGTTACCGATGGGTGAGATGCCTCAGCTAAAGAGCACAGGCGGGGGTAAGGGGGGCGGACTGCAGCGGCCGCAGAACCCGCCCCCGCCAACGCCAACCACGCCGAACCAGAGACTGTCCAACGGCCGCTCGAGCGAGAGCATCGACTCGGATGGGGTCGGCGCCGACCCTGCGGCGCCAAACAAcccggtgccgccgccgcgaagG CGTAAAGATCGGCCGAACCTCGAGGGCCATGCTGGACAGGGTGGACCGTCTTCG CAGCGCGGCGACGGTCCGGGCGTGCGTCGCTGCCGTGCACTCTACAGCTGTGATCAGGACCAGCCGGACGAGCTGTCTTTCGAGGAGGGCGAGGTCATCGTCATCACGAAGGAAGAAACTGAAGAGGAGTCGTGGATGGAGGGCTTCATTGAGGGTGAACCTACGCGCAAGGGCCTCTTCCCTGTCGTCTTTGTCAAGTTCATCGAGTAA
- the Asap gene encoding arfGAP with SH3 domain, ANK repeat and PH domain-containing protein isoform X4, with amino-acid sequence MPALIDINEFVDETRDDYNSPTTSTFVSRMPQCRQTINALEETLDFDRDGLTKTKKAVKAIYNSGNSHVDNEMYLSRALDKMGNTSLTEPDISAAFIKFSVVTKELSILMKTLMKNLNNIVMFPLDTVLKGELKGVKGDLKRPFDRACKDYETKYNKIEKEKKQQAKEAGLFRTEVTPAEVAEELEKERKLFQLQMCEYLIKVNEIKTKKGIELLQHLVEYYHAQTKYFQDGLETLQHFGGYIQVLSVELQKIRQKQDEERRRLIELRNLLRSAPGIEKDYLSTTGASCTGYSLHQLQGDKQHGLSRVGHLLKKSEGKVRKVWQKRRCQVQDGFLDICHGDESKAPTRINLLTCQIKLVAEDKRCFDLISYNRTYHFQAEDEVDQRAWMSVLVNSKEGALMKAFDDSGRSGNKINPSLLELQQAIIRYVQRLPGNDRCCDCNSQNDATWLSTNFGIIICIECSGIHRDLGVHISRIQSLTLDNVGTSQLLLARHMTNAAFNDVMEATLRGSKPTPSSSMEERNEFIRAKYVERKFALHTCSDASEILSELENALDNRQLHHLLQVFAEGADFTAPLASSESGESALHWAVAKELGNTLHVVDFVVQNSESLNRTTYEGNTALHYCALNGRPECMKLLLRSGADPQLRNQENKTPLEIAHERGNASCEELLNHALQRQKVLFDNVNFDWNLQHDEASTDFSDDETIIEDRNGAITPDKKRSRPPSFAGGGNPDEPESPLSSTQSRSSTLDSLHSSCSPSNATSTLRQMPPPPPPQSRKPNLNSSKLETTDGVTFAVSSVNMHGSLKKRAAPMPPVAHNLYGTLPSSHSRTPSDPIMPLSASTGGFNHKRSPSSDSGTILTSHTSLQANRGSMPSGIHLVGAKLVLPMGEMPQLKSTGGGKGGGLQRPQNPPPPTPTTPNQRLSNGRSSESIDSDGVGADPAAPNNPVPPPRRQRKDRPNLEGHAGQGGPSSQRGDGPGVRRCRALYSCDQDQPDELSFEEGEVIVITKEETEEESWMEGFIEGEPTRKGLFPVVFVKFIE; translated from the exons ATGCCCGCGCTGATCGACATCAACGAGTTCGTCGACGAAACGCGCGACGACTACAACTCGCCGACGACGTCGACGTTCGTCTCGCGGATGCCGCAGTGTCGGCAGACGATTAATGCGTTGGAGGAG ACTCTGGACTTTGATAGGGATGGGCTGACCAAGACGAAGAAGGCGGTAAAGGCGATCTACAACAGCGGCAATT CTCACGTGGACAACGAGATGTACCTGTCGAGGGCGCTGGACAAAATGGGCAACACGTCACTGACTGAGCCTGATATAAGCGCcgcatttataaaattctcaGTTGTTACCAAGGAGTTGTCTATTCTAATGAAAACGCTG ATGAAAAATCTGAACAACATTGTGATGTTCCCACTGGATACGGTGCTGAAGGGCGAGCTGAAAGGCGTCAAAGGCGACTTGAAGCGGCCCTTTGATAGAGCTTGCAAGGATTACGAGACCAAGTACAACAAAATCGAGAAGGAAAAGAAGCAGCAGGCCAAGGAGGCCGGACTCTTCCGTACGGAGGTCACACCAGCTGAAGTGGCGGAGGAGCTGGAAAAGGAGCGCAAACTCTTTCAACTACAGATGTGTGAA TACTTAATCAAAGTGAACGAAATCAAAACCAAGAAGGGAATCGAGCTTCTTCAGCACCTAGTTGAATATTACCACGCACAAACTAA ATACTTCCAAGATGGCTTGGAAACCCTGCAACACTTTGGCGGCTACATTCAGGTTCTGTCAGTGGAGCTGCAAAAGATCCGGCAAAAACAGGACGAAGAGCGGCGCAGACTGATTGAACTGAGGAATCTGCTGAGGAGCGCGCCTGGCATAGAAAAAGAC tatttgtCAACAACGGGCGCCTCATGCACTGGATACTCCCTGCACCAGCTGCAGGGCGACAAGCAGCACGGTCTGTCCAGGGTGGGCCACTTGCTGAAGAAGTCCGAGGGCAAGGTGCGTAAGGTGTGGCAGAAGCGGCGCTGCCAAGTACAGGACGGCTTTCTCGACATTTGCCATGGTGATGAGAGCAAAGCGCCCACCAGGATCAACCTGCTTACCTGTCAGATTAAGCTTGTTGCTGAAGACAAACGCTGCTTCGATCTCATATCGT ACAATCGAACGTATCACTTTCAAGCTGAGGATGAGGTGGATCAGCGGGCGTGGATGTCTGTGCTAGTGAACAGTAAGGAAGGTGCTCTGATGAAGGCGTTTGATGACAGCGGCCGCTCTGGCAATAAGATCAACCCAAGCTTGCTTGAGCTGCAGCAAGCCATCATCCGCTATGTACAGAGGCTGCCTGGCAACGACAGGTGCTGCGACTGCAACTCGCAAAATG ATGCCACTTGGCTGTCAACAAACTTTGGAATCATCATCTGCATCGAGTGCTCAGGCATCCACCGCGACCTAGGCGTGCACATATCGCGAATACAGTCGTTGACCCTGGACAATGTGGGCACGtcgcagctgctgctggcaaGGCACATGACCAACGCCGCTTTCAATGACGTTATGGAGGCCACTCTTCGGGGAAGCAAGCCCACGCCCTCTAGTTCCAT GGAGGAACGGAACGAGTTCATCCGCGCAAAGTACGTGGAGCGAAAGTTTGCGCTTCACACTTGCTCAGACGCATCTGAAATCCTTAGCGAGCTGGAAAACGCACTTGATAATAGACAGTTGCACCACTTGCTGCAGGTTTTTGCTGAAGGCGCTGACTTTACTGCCCCTCTGGCCTCGAGC GAGAGTGGTGAGAGTGCACTGCACTGGGCCGTAGCCAAGGAACTGGGCAACACGCTGCATGTTGTCGACTTTGTGGTGCAAAACTCTGAGTCTCTCAACCGAACCACTTATGAGGGAAACACTGCCCTTCATTATTGCGCCCTCAACGGCCGGCCCGAATGCATGAAGCTGCTGCTGAGGAGCGGTGCAGATCCGCAGCTCCGTAaccaggaaaataaaacgccCCTGGAGATCGCCCACGAACGGGGAAACGCCAGCTGCGAGGAACTG CTAAACCACGCACTGCAGCGACAGAAGGTGTTATTTGACAACGTCAACTTTGACTGGAACCTGCAACATGACGAGGCGTCGACTGACTTCTCCGATGATGAGACTATCATTGAAGACAGG AATGGAGCGATTACTCCAGACAAGAAGAGGTCTCGGCCGCCGAGTTTCGCAGGTGGCGGCAACCCCGACGAGCCCGAGTCCCCCCTGTCAAGCACGCAGTCTCGATCCTCCACCCTGGATAGTTTGCACTCTAGTTGCAGCCCGAGCAATGCCACCTCCACGCTCAGACAAATGCCTCCACCACCTCCTCCCCAAAGTAGAAAGCCCAATCTTAACAGCAGCAAGCTTGAAA cGACTGATGGAGTTACGTTTGCAGTCTCATCAGTCAACATGCACGGATCTCTGAAGAAGCGGGCGGCGCCAATGCCGCCAGTCGCGCACAATCTCTATGGGACACTGCCGAGCAGCCACAGCCGGACTCCGTCAGACCCTATTATGCCCCTCTCAGCTAGCACTGGCGGCTTCAATCACAAGCGCTCGCCATCAAGCGACTCAGGCACCATTCTCACCAGTCACACCTCCCTCCAGGCCAACAGGGGCTCCATGCCGTCCGGCATCCATCTAG TGGGGGCCAAATTAGTGTTACCGATGGGTGAGATGCCTCAGCTAAAGAGCACAGGCGGGGGTAAGGGGGGCGGACTGCAGCGGCCGCAGAACCCGCCCCCGCCAACGCCAACCACGCCGAACCAGAGACTGTCCAACGGCCGCTCGAGCGAGAGCATCGACTCGGATGGGGTCGGCGCCGACCCTGCGGCGCCAAACAAcccggtgccgccgccgcgaagG CAGCGTAAAGATCGGCCGAACCTCGAGGGCCATGCTGGACAGGGTGGACCGTCTTCG CAGCGCGGCGACGGTCCGGGCGTGCGTCGCTGCCGTGCACTCTACAGCTGTGATCAGGACCAGCCGGACGAGCTGTCTTTCGAGGAGGGCGAGGTCATCGTCATCACGAAGGAAGAAACTGAAGAGGAGTCGTGGATGGAGGGCTTCATTGAGGGTGAACCTACGCGCAAGGGCCTCTTCCCTGTCGTCTTTGTCAAGTTCATCGAGTAA
- the Asap gene encoding arfGAP with SH3 domain, ANK repeat and PH domain-containing protein isoform X1 encodes MPALIDINEFVDETRDDYNSPTTSTFVSRMPQCRQTINALEETLDFDRDGLTKTKKAVKAIYNSGNSHVDNEMYLSRALDKMGNTSLTEPDISAAFIKFSVVTKELSILMKTLMKNLNNIVMFPLDTVLKGELKGVKGDLKRPFDRACKDYETKYNKIEKEKKQQAKEAGLFRTEVTPAEVAEELEKERKLFQLQMCEYLIKVNEIKTKKGIELLQHLVEYYHAQTKYFQDGLETLQHFGGYIQVLSVELQKIRQKQDEERRRLIELRNLLRSAPGIEKDYLSTTGASCTGYSLHQLQGDKQHGLSRVGHLLKKSEGKVRKVWQKRRCQVQDGFLDICHGDESKAPTRINLLTCQIKLVAEDKRCFDLISYNRTYHFQAEDEVDQRAWMSVLVNSKEGALMKAFDDSGRSGNKINPSLLELQQAIIRYVQRLPGNDRCCDCNSQNDATWLSTNFGIIICIECSGIHRDLGVHISRIQSLTLDNVGTSQLLLARHMTNAAFNDVMEATLRGSKPTPSSSMEERNEFIRAKYVERKFALHTCSDASEILSELENALDNRQLHHLLQVFAEGADFTAPLASSESGESALHWAVAKELGNTLHVVDFVVQNSESLNRTTYEGNTALHYCALNGRPECMKLLLRSGADPQLRNQENKTPLEIAHERGNASCEELLNHALQRQKVLFDNVNFDWNLQHDEASTDFSDDETIIEDRNGAITPDKKRSRPPSFAGGGNPDEPESPLSSTQSRSSTLDSLHSSCSPSNATSTLRQMPPPPPPQSRKPNLNSSKLETTDGVTFAVSSVNMHGSLKKRAAPMPPVAHNLYGTLPSSHSRTPSDPIMPLSASTGGFNHKRSPSSDSGTILTSHTSLQANRGSMPSGIHLVGAKLVLPMGEMPQLKSTGGGKGGGLQRPQNPPPPTPTTPNQRLSNGRSSESIDSDGVGADPAAPNNPVPPPRRQRKDRPNLEGHAGQGGPSSPYFFCPLQQRGDGPGVRRCRALYSCDQDQPDELSFEEGEVIVITKEETEEESWMEGFIEGEPTRKGLFPVVFVKFIE; translated from the exons ATGCCCGCGCTGATCGACATCAACGAGTTCGTCGACGAAACGCGCGACGACTACAACTCGCCGACGACGTCGACGTTCGTCTCGCGGATGCCGCAGTGTCGGCAGACGATTAATGCGTTGGAGGAG ACTCTGGACTTTGATAGGGATGGGCTGACCAAGACGAAGAAGGCGGTAAAGGCGATCTACAACAGCGGCAATT CTCACGTGGACAACGAGATGTACCTGTCGAGGGCGCTGGACAAAATGGGCAACACGTCACTGACTGAGCCTGATATAAGCGCcgcatttataaaattctcaGTTGTTACCAAGGAGTTGTCTATTCTAATGAAAACGCTG ATGAAAAATCTGAACAACATTGTGATGTTCCCACTGGATACGGTGCTGAAGGGCGAGCTGAAAGGCGTCAAAGGCGACTTGAAGCGGCCCTTTGATAGAGCTTGCAAGGATTACGAGACCAAGTACAACAAAATCGAGAAGGAAAAGAAGCAGCAGGCCAAGGAGGCCGGACTCTTCCGTACGGAGGTCACACCAGCTGAAGTGGCGGAGGAGCTGGAAAAGGAGCGCAAACTCTTTCAACTACAGATGTGTGAA TACTTAATCAAAGTGAACGAAATCAAAACCAAGAAGGGAATCGAGCTTCTTCAGCACCTAGTTGAATATTACCACGCACAAACTAA ATACTTCCAAGATGGCTTGGAAACCCTGCAACACTTTGGCGGCTACATTCAGGTTCTGTCAGTGGAGCTGCAAAAGATCCGGCAAAAACAGGACGAAGAGCGGCGCAGACTGATTGAACTGAGGAATCTGCTGAGGAGCGCGCCTGGCATAGAAAAAGAC tatttgtCAACAACGGGCGCCTCATGCACTGGATACTCCCTGCACCAGCTGCAGGGCGACAAGCAGCACGGTCTGTCCAGGGTGGGCCACTTGCTGAAGAAGTCCGAGGGCAAGGTGCGTAAGGTGTGGCAGAAGCGGCGCTGCCAAGTACAGGACGGCTTTCTCGACATTTGCCATGGTGATGAGAGCAAAGCGCCCACCAGGATCAACCTGCTTACCTGTCAGATTAAGCTTGTTGCTGAAGACAAACGCTGCTTCGATCTCATATCGT ACAATCGAACGTATCACTTTCAAGCTGAGGATGAGGTGGATCAGCGGGCGTGGATGTCTGTGCTAGTGAACAGTAAGGAAGGTGCTCTGATGAAGGCGTTTGATGACAGCGGCCGCTCTGGCAATAAGATCAACCCAAGCTTGCTTGAGCTGCAGCAAGCCATCATCCGCTATGTACAGAGGCTGCCTGGCAACGACAGGTGCTGCGACTGCAACTCGCAAAATG ATGCCACTTGGCTGTCAACAAACTTTGGAATCATCATCTGCATCGAGTGCTCAGGCATCCACCGCGACCTAGGCGTGCACATATCGCGAATACAGTCGTTGACCCTGGACAATGTGGGCACGtcgcagctgctgctggcaaGGCACATGACCAACGCCGCTTTCAATGACGTTATGGAGGCCACTCTTCGGGGAAGCAAGCCCACGCCCTCTAGTTCCAT GGAGGAACGGAACGAGTTCATCCGCGCAAAGTACGTGGAGCGAAAGTTTGCGCTTCACACTTGCTCAGACGCATCTGAAATCCTTAGCGAGCTGGAAAACGCACTTGATAATAGACAGTTGCACCACTTGCTGCAGGTTTTTGCTGAAGGCGCTGACTTTACTGCCCCTCTGGCCTCGAGC GAGAGTGGTGAGAGTGCACTGCACTGGGCCGTAGCCAAGGAACTGGGCAACACGCTGCATGTTGTCGACTTTGTGGTGCAAAACTCTGAGTCTCTCAACCGAACCACTTATGAGGGAAACACTGCCCTTCATTATTGCGCCCTCAACGGCCGGCCCGAATGCATGAAGCTGCTGCTGAGGAGCGGTGCAGATCCGCAGCTCCGTAaccaggaaaataaaacgccCCTGGAGATCGCCCACGAACGGGGAAACGCCAGCTGCGAGGAACTG CTAAACCACGCACTGCAGCGACAGAAGGTGTTATTTGACAACGTCAACTTTGACTGGAACCTGCAACATGACGAGGCGTCGACTGACTTCTCCGATGATGAGACTATCATTGAAGACAGG AATGGAGCGATTACTCCAGACAAGAAGAGGTCTCGGCCGCCGAGTTTCGCAGGTGGCGGCAACCCCGACGAGCCCGAGTCCCCCCTGTCAAGCACGCAGTCTCGATCCTCCACCCTGGATAGTTTGCACTCTAGTTGCAGCCCGAGCAATGCCACCTCCACGCTCAGACAAATGCCTCCACCACCTCCTCCCCAAAGTAGAAAGCCCAATCTTAACAGCAGCAAGCTTGAAA cGACTGATGGAGTTACGTTTGCAGTCTCATCAGTCAACATGCACGGATCTCTGAAGAAGCGGGCGGCGCCAATGCCGCCAGTCGCGCACAATCTCTATGGGACACTGCCGAGCAGCCACAGCCGGACTCCGTCAGACCCTATTATGCCCCTCTCAGCTAGCACTGGCGGCTTCAATCACAAGCGCTCGCCATCAAGCGACTCAGGCACCATTCTCACCAGTCACACCTCCCTCCAGGCCAACAGGGGCTCCATGCCGTCCGGCATCCATCTAG TGGGGGCCAAATTAGTGTTACCGATGGGTGAGATGCCTCAGCTAAAGAGCACAGGCGGGGGTAAGGGGGGCGGACTGCAGCGGCCGCAGAACCCGCCCCCGCCAACGCCAACCACGCCGAACCAGAGACTGTCCAACGGCCGCTCGAGCGAGAGCATCGACTCGGATGGGGTCGGCGCCGACCCTGCGGCGCCAAACAAcccggtgccgccgccgcgaagG CAGCGTAAAGATCGGCCGAACCTCGAGGGCCATGCTGGACAGGGTGGACCGTCTTCG CCGTATTTCTTCTGCCCGTTACAGCAGCGCGGCGACGGTCCGGGCGTGCGTCGCTGCCGTGCACTCTACAGCTGTGATCAGGACCAGCCGGACGAGCTGTCTTTCGAGGAGGGCGAGGTCATCGTCATCACGAAGGAAGAAACTGAAGAGGAGTCGTGGATGGAGGGCTTCATTGAGGGTGAACCTACGCGCAAGGGCCTCTTCCCTGTCGTCTTTGTCAAGTTCATCGAGTAA